The genomic stretch TGGCGCAGGTGCCAAAAGACGTAAAATTGGTGCCGATATTGCCAACAGCAGTTATCCGTGTACGAAACGCTCATGGTATTCTGGGACACGCTCGAGCGCTGATAGATTCGGGATCCGAGGCTTCATTGATTACGGAGCGATGTGTGACTAAGCTCGGTCTGCAGCGTACCAATGGAAAGTTTGTGGTTTCTGGTCTTGGGCAGCAACAAACTGGAACTACACGGGGCATCGTTAAACTTGCATTAGCCAACCGATTCAGTGACACGGTTCTTTTGCAAACGAAGGCTTTCGTAATGGGTAAACTGACGTCTACACTACCGGCTCAAAGTTTAAAAGTCAGCGCAAATCTCTTGGACAAGCGAGTACAGGAGCATTTAGCTGATCCGGGTTTCAACCAACCAGGACCAATAGACATAATTTTGGGATCAGATGTTTTTCTTGCGCTTTTAGCACCAGGCCAAGTCAAAGACAACTCTGGATTTCCCATAGCGCAGAGCACCATATTTGGATGGATTGTGTCTGGGAATCACGCAATTTGCACTCCTGGAATTAATGCCAATCTATCAGTGATAAATCTGCACACAGAAATTGATCTTAACCGTACTTTACAGAAATTCTGGGAAATAGAGGAAATGCCAAACCAAAAACAGTATACTCCAGCAGAAAAGAAAgcattggattttttttcacacTCTCACGAGATAAGTCAGGACGTTTCATGGTACGACTTCCTTTCGACGATTCGAAACCAAATTCAGGAAAATCCCTCCCTGCAGCTCTCAGGCGGCTTGTGGCAATGGAGCGACGTTTTCATACGGATTCAGAGTTTGCAAAGCAGTATTCAGAATTTCTTACCGAGTATCTTGCATTAGGACATATGGAAGAAATCCCAGTGAGTGAAGTGGATATAAAGGACAGCGAATGTTTTTACCTTCCCCACCATGCAGTAGTGAAGGCAGAAAGTACGACAACTAAACTAAGAGTTGTTTTCGACGCATCTAGTGCGTCATCAACCGGAATGTCTCTGAATGACCGACTTTTGGCGGGACCCAACGTCAACCAAGATTTGTTCTCGGTTTTTCTACGATTTAGAGCTAACAAGGTGGCCTTTGCCGCGGACGTTGAGAAAATGTACCGTCAAGTGTTGGTTCATCCGCTGGACAGAAATTTTCAACGTATTGTGTGGAGAAGTAATCCAGAGGAACCAATTAAGCACTATCGCTTGTGCACGGTTACGTACGGAACGAAATCTGCTCCATTCTTGGCAATTGAAGCATTAAAGCAAGCAGCTCGTGAATATCAAACTGTTTTTCCTGAGGCGGCACGGAGAATAGAAATGGATACGTATGTTGATGACTTTCTTTCTGGAGCGAAAAACATCGAAGAAGCACGAGAGTTGAAAAACCAGGCAACGGAGATTCTACATTCGGCAGGCTTTAATTTGCGTAAATGGACTACAAACTGTCCTGAGTTACTTTGTGACGAAGCAGATGGCCCAGAATCAGTTGATGTGAAATGGGTCGATCAACCAGATACAGTCATGGCTCTTGGTATACGCTGGTTACCACAAGAAGATGTCTTttcgtttaaaatatttcaGCCAGTCAGCACTGTGAACACCAAACGGCAGCTACTTTCGGACTCTTCGAAGTTGTTCGAtccatttggttggatttctcCAGTAACAATTCGCATTAAAATTCTTTTCCAGCAACTTTGGCTATATGATATGTCGTGGGATGATCAACTCCCTCCAGTAATAGAATCAATGTGGACAGACATTAAGCAACAGCTTTGCAATATCGAACAGGTTCGCATTCCCCGGTTTGCAGCTAACTACAATAGGAAAATGGAATTACACGGGTTTTCAGACGCATCGGAAATGGCATACGGGGCAGTGGTTTATTCTCGTTCAAGAGATGAAAATGGCAAGATAGTTATCACTCTATTGGCAGCTAAAACCAGGGTAGCTCCAATAAAACAAGTAACTTTACCACGACTCGAATTGAGTGCAGCAGCTTTACTAACAGAGTTGATGAAGCAAATCACAAATGCCTTTTCGAATTTACAATTAGAACACTGGGCATGGACAGATAGTTCAATCGTCCTTGATTGGCTCTCCGCTCATCCTCGAAAATGGCAAACGTTCATTGGTAACAGAACGTCAGTGATTTTAAACTTTCTTCCAAGAGATCGTTGGAACCATGTGTCAAGCCAAGAAAATCCCGCAGATTGTGCATCAAGAGGTCTAAATCCGGAGGAGCTTGTAACACATCGATTATGGTTCCATGGACCCGAATGGTTAGGTAGGGACGTTAAGCAATGGAATTCGTTTTATATAGAGCGTATTGACAAGGAGTCAACTGAAGATTGTAAGGTCGAATCATTACACGCAACGATTCTCAACGTTAGAACTAGTTTCATTATAGAATCAGAGTTGTTGAGAAAGAGATCGAGCTTTACTGTAATTGTTCGCACATTGGCATATATTAATCGAGTTATACAAGTATCCAAGAAACTGAGAAGCGAAGGAGAGTTAACACCTAGTGAACTTTACCAGGCAAAGATACAATTGGCCCAAACAGCACAACACGACATCTTTGACAGGGAAATTGAACTCCTTAGACAAGGCAAGGAAATACCATTCAGCCCACTAAACAAACTTCATCCTTTCATGGATGATGGTGGAACATTGCGCGTAGGAGGACGTCTACAGTTTGCACCGTATTCGTATGACATTAAACATCCGATAATTTTGCCTCGTGATCATCGAGTGACCGAACTCTTGATATTAGATCTCCATCTACGAAATTTTCACGCGGGACGTAATCTGCTCTCTGCTACGATCAATCAGCAATACTGGGTAGTTGGTCTCAGTACAGCTATTCGTCGAGTAACAGATGGGTGCATTCGTTGTGTACGACTTAAAGGAAAGACAGCAACCCAGTTAATGGGTAACTTACCCGTTCCTCGCGTAACTGCCACACGTGCTTTCACTCATGTCGGTGTGGACTACGCTGGGCCAATAAAAATCAATGCATCCTGTGTACGAGGTATTAAAACAACTAAAGGATATGTTGCAGTTTTTATCTGTTTTTCAACAATATCAGTGCATTTAGGAGTTGCCAGCGACTTATCTACCAATGTGTTTATCGGTGCACTCAAGCGATTTATAGCACGCCGTGGCTATCCCAGTGAGATTTGGTCCGATAACGGGACTAACTTTGTTGGGGCAGATCGGTGGCTTCAGGAACTCAAAGGTAATTTGACGGCTGGAAAAACAGAAATCAATCGATGTTTAACGAATAGTGGCATCAAGTGGGTATTCAACCCTCCGGCATCACCTCATCGGGGTGGAATTTGGGAGGCTGCTGTCAAAAGTGCAAAGAAACATTTGGTGGCAGTGCTCGGCACAACAGCAGTTACTTACGAGGAGATGTCTACGATCCTATCGCAAATCGAGGCATGTCTAAATTCTAGACCGCTGTGTCCTTTATCCAGAGACCCTGACAGTTATGAAGCCCTAACCCCGGGACATTTTTTAATAGGACAACCACTCAACCTGATTCCAGAACCTGACCTTCGTTACATTTCATCCAACCGTTTGGACAAGTGGAAATTATTGCAGAAGCAGACTGTGGAAATCTGGAGACGATGGCGGGACGAGTATTTATCGAATCTACAACTACGTACAAAGTGGCAGATAACTAAGGCAAACGTTCAAGAGAATCAGTTGGTATTGGTGAAAAATGATAACGCCCCCCCAACACAATGGGAGCTGGCTCGTGTTAAAAAGGTGCATCCAGATTCTGTAGGGATAGTTAGAACGGTTACCTTACAGCGTGGCCAGGCAGAATATCAACGACCAATTCAAAGAATATGTTTGTTACCACCAGATGCAATTGAAACTGGACGTTTCAAGGCGGGGGAGATTGTTTGAGTAGAACAGAATTAGCGTGTTACACATATCCCGTTATTGTAGCATCGCCCAATACAAGAATAGAAGTGTCTCGAAGCAAATCGGAAAAGGACGCCAATAAATTTGTTTGAGTTAAATACGGGTTTTTTCAGTTATTTCTTTACATTTTAAGTTGCAATCCTACAGTTAACATTTCGTCATCACATTATTTTCTTGAAGTTTGAAGATAGGAAGTAACTCACTTCATACGTTTCCGGTATAATCtctatttgtttacagtttgttagattcgcccttatcacgaagtattCCGGATATCTCTGATCTCAGCagatataattattttttaatgtgGTAGGGTATCCCAAaataaaatcgatgttgaaaaagtcaaggtgtgctcagccctaaattgaaatataatgttatttatagcatttttgtagacatgtcgactttctaaaaaattgttttcaggttgtccAAACGTGattcatgaaaaaatgactttttaagctacaaaaccCACTCTTCAAGCtcatcaagaactgaaattttccttGCAATgatgaaaatttacatgaaaaaagatgtTTAGAAAACAAATGAATTTATGGATGGCTGATTACTTAGTGGAAGGGtttaaaattcggaaaaatctgcgaaaaagttagaacaaaaattgggatttttagtgccttctaatagaaaacttaaTGTTGCTCGTATTATGttagagatagaaacatgatgtcttcggtaaaattTCTTGTTCTGAGATAACCTAAAATTTTGGCGAaaacaccttgcgtctatcttattctgattaaaaagtaaatttcccATCTTTTTGCAttgaaagatgcatttttgaatatcctgaaacttcggAACATaccttagggcatcttcagcggtggtccaaatcgttgttttgttctatttttttggaacaaactcaaattcactgctgcaccggtggtgtaaattttgttttataccagatctaaatttaaaaaatttaaaactggtatacgttttgttctattttcgtcactttttggaacaagtaatagatcgttctaaaaccctttgtacgctaccaataggtgggtaaaatgtcatattttaattaaatttttttaactcatTTCTAGCTATTTCCAtttaagcgttttgcgagtgttggggaataaacaaaacaaagattttgatgacaattcacaattcatttttgtgggttttttgaaaaagaaaatgaaccccgtaagaggccagaaaaatgttccttgaagacactgaactggaaacgttcaaaatgtaggcttgtttcaatatcttcaaaaccgaacccaagtttaaagaactgcaagattccgAAAGATTGATGAGAAGAAAATGGAAGATAAACATCTACGCgattaaatatttttcgctatcctccgaagccctactaatagcaaaaatttttcgatcataccaatccatcccgagaaatgtcactgacgcttgggtcaaaccgtcaaatccatgaAGTCTTGTGGGTATAAAGTgccttgccaaagtaatcgtttaatgtgcgtaaaaattatcgaattttcgtttgttaaatattgagtgttttttattataacaagtctcataaactgataacatggggtattgaattgttgacagtatgacagatgtcagcggtttaaaacaaacAAGGTATAcgacaccggtgcggagaactaAAAGTTGGTCtgtattagctggttctattcaggttttgctggtgtaaatctagtataaagttgtttaaaaaatagaccaccgctgaagatgcccttatggccataatcaacatttgaatcactattcaattaattaaacaaaaacggcaaaatgaaacactgtgcaatggaggtATTGAGCTTTTGTGgcatttttgtgaaaataaatagttttccatcaactgtaaaaacgccaatatttcaactccccgataagatatcaaggatctttttccatgtaaattttcgttgtGAGTCCCGTTTTGCagtaaatatttcagttcttgatcaaaaaatttttttgttcactTTTCTGTGATGTTCGATAGGCTCTGTGAGtcgaataattgaatgcgatgctaagCTAAACTATGGAAAATATTTAAGAACAACCccacaacaataaaaaaaatatatggataaATGTAGagatcgaacagaattgaacaaattgcaaaagagtagcttgtagcttaaaaaagtcattttttcataaatcatattagtgtgggacaaaaaataaatgtccgTCCTAATgcacttttcatgttttttataagtgctatactgccggtacccgcataactgtcccatattgaTTTTTATCACCTTTAAGTTAGCATCGGGAAtcaacttaattgttatcatattttccaaaaaatattgatattgatgttgcttttacgcgCGTTTTGTCAGCGGTTCCGGGCTTTCTGTCAAAACTTTATTaaaaaattgagttcagaaacgtctcgtaaaatgatcTATTGATACGTTTGTGtgggaaaacatgaaaaaaggcAAGCTGTATTTTCGAGCAATATTGAATGTACCCGCATgttcccatattgaaagtacccgcattacagtcatAGTGCACAGTAGTAGTGGTACAAACTTCGAGCCTATAAAGTTATTATTATATCTGATAACTTCAATCTTATAGTGGCTTAGACGTTGCCTAACACAATTGTATGTACTTGTGtatttgtatgtgtgtgcgtataTACGGGAGCATGCGTAGAGGGTATTTCTGTAACCCAGTTTGGTGGTTCTGCGTAATTGTTACTCTTTTGAAATCCATCTTACAATGGGAAATCCATCGTGGGGGAAAAATAAGCTTTTCATGTACCTTAAACCGGTGCGAGATTGTGCCACTGTTTCCAATGCTGCAAAAGCGTTATCGGAATTATTTtgactcaaaaaaaaatcgattttagtGCATTAATGTCTTTCTCAAACTTCTTTAATTATTTCAAAAGATTTTGTtaaaatattgttattttattagaTTTGGTTAAAATATTGCACTAACCAACTAACAGATAACTACAAAAATATCTGTTAGCAAATTTGTGCAATATTTAAATACCAATCTTAAATAACTAAAAAAGTATatgagataaaaataagcttTCTTCGGTGGAAGGTTCTCAGAGTATTCTATAGAGAATTCTGCAAAAGTCCATTTGAATAGGCAGATAAAAGTATGTAGCAAAACAGCGCCAAGAAGTTGTTTCTTGCAAGAAGCTTCCACTCCACagttatttttaaaagtttgaGGTAATTCTCCACCCTAAAACCTTCAGTGGAAacctgtttgagttgttttttagaaaataaCATGCAAATTTTTATTTCCCCATCATCGGTTATGAAGCTGCTTGCTGGAAATCTATGCGACCTTTTTGTTCTATAACTTGCTTGATTTGGTCAACGTACGATCGATCTTTGCATTGATTTAGCCTGTAATGAATGACATTCAGCATAAACTGGAAGAAGTGTTCCGCTTGCGTATCCAGTACGTGAACGTTCTTCTTAATTCTTTGAACGGAACCGACAAATTCGAGAACTAGTGGTATTTGGCGCATTGAAGAATGAGAGAACTCTACAGTAGAATGTGTAGCTAGCTTTTAATTCAGGATGCGTGTCTAAATATTGTTGGAACATTTGCTTAACGGTGATGTCTGTCGGTAGGTACAGTCTGTTGAGCGCATGTTCACGGCGGTGATGAAAAGCGATAAGAATAAATTTCAAGAATCTTGTTTTCATGCTAGTGTGTTGTACATCTCGTTTTTATAGCCAAAAAGCTCGATATATAGTTATGATATCTTCCTTAGGTATATTATCAGAACAGCTTATCCGGCACCCGCATGGTGTGAAGTTTGATGGATGAGCAATACGACGTTTCTTAAACAAGACAGCTTTACGCTTATCCTGCAGTGCTCTTCCCAATAACTCTCCGAAACACCCGAGTAAATGCCATCTCTGCTACTTTCTAAATCCACTGAAGGCTATACGGCAGCTATAACATCGTCAAACTGACCGGAATGTTGATCACCTCTCTCATCCGTATCACTATCACATCCATACTAAAGCTGCTAAAGCTAAAATTATTAACACCATAAaattaattaccaaaaattgaacACAACTATCACCCACGTGTTCGATAAATGAAGACGAGGACGAATGAAAACAATGCAATTTAAAATTTCAGGGCTTGCTTTTACCAGAATTTAGTTTACCTTGGTGGTAGACAATTAAGGGTGTGCGGAATTTCTCGAGtttttcgaaatttatcgaaattgagaacacattttttcaacaaataatatcaTCTTATGAtttctcaaccaatttttctGCTGTCATAACCTCTAATTCAGGTCTGGAGTTGCTTCTAAGTATCAGgccttgaaaaatttaaaaaaatctagggTTTACTATAGTTTTCTTAATTTCCGGAATTTTCTTTAATGTTTTTCATTTAAGTATTCTCTGAACACCTCTAAACTTTCTTTTTAAATACGAAGCGACGAGAAAATTGGCCTAATATTCAtaaattttagttattttatgCAGAATTCCGTTAAATTAAAATTTCGTTAAATTTCGGAAATctcgaaatttcgcacagccttATAGACAAGTAGCAAACGTATTCTTGACAATGATTATCTTATTATCAATGATATTGATGATTTGAAGACAAGAAATTTACATAttgtcctttcacaaaaaaattagaatgcagggtatttttaagaaaaagaagaagcaacacccgcaactgacagacatctcaaacactggtaaaaaagtgctgtaaggaatagcactcgatatacgttcaactggggatagttaaatgttcgtaattgaaatacaaaaatatccgaataagttttattctctacacctcATTAGTTAATTTGAGTCtttttcattaagcagacagtatatgaagtagagagaacgaaaactTACTCaggaacttgcgtgttaacgggaaaaagccgttgttaaaaatagaaattcagttcgaaaaatagtctttttatttgtttcttaggttttcgtttgtcttgatcgagcaaagaatatcatattcatcatcaaaggAATGTACCATTTATTGCCATCAGCGATGGGCACCATTTCGCCTGTTTTTAGATCGATTAGTGAATATGATACGACAacatcgggtacgggtttgtttAAGTTGGCATGCTTTTGGCgatttgatgtatttatcacaacaatgccaTGATATATCAAATAAAAGTCGTGGGACAACTATGTCTATAAAGCTCAATTTTGAAGATGCAGGAGACAGACAGAAACGATGCGCTGTACACTTTTGCGGTACTGGAAAACATCTATGTTAACTcaggaaacaaattttcaaaaaaaaagactttctgAAGCATAGAAATTCTTCTGGAACCAACAGAAGTTATGGGGAAACtaggccttcgaatttcgtttagcggtagggctcagaagcttcggtttttcgaaaaatgtcctcaatggtaaaaataaattaaagctgAAAGAGTTTCCcagctgaaaaatatataaatattttttttttaccacaaaaggtcaaaataatggtcgcagtggtccaaatcttacaaaaaaaaaacactagattttaacgtttattgcatctctaaggaatttggcatcacaatttttttttatcgaacatttttttattgataaaaaagtataattttacccgcacgacttcccgaagtccgattgtgcTGGAAATTAGAATAGTGActtctttcgagaagacgaaactcttGAGCCGTACCTCCAAatctctgaacgaaattcagaggtctttttcccatatatctcatcgacacatttttttgttgaggttttaaccggcggtcattcaccagtcaatgaaaactgtattatattgcatactgtttaagcaacatcaaataatggattataactagtttattcgtagaacattctga from Wyeomyia smithii strain HCP4-BCI-WySm-NY-G18 chromosome 3, ASM2978416v1, whole genome shotgun sequence encodes the following:
- the LOC129729231 gene encoding uncharacterized protein LOC129729231 produces the protein MEEIPVSEVDIKDSECFYLPHHAVVKAESTTTKLRVVFDASSASSTGMSLNDRLLAGPNVNQDLFSVFLRFRANKVAFAADVEKMYRQVLVHPLDRNFQRIVWRSNPEEPIKHYRLCTVTYGTKSAPFLAIEALKQAAREYQTVFPEAARRIEMDTYVDDFLSGAKNIEEARELKNQATEILHSAGFNLRKWTTNCPELLCDEADGPESVDVKWVDQPDTVMALGIRWLPQEDVFSFKIFQPVSTVNTKRQLLSDSSKLFDPFGWISPVTIRIKILFQQLWLYDMSWDDQLPPVIESMWTDIKQQLCNIEQVRIPRFAANYNRKMELHGFSDASEMAYGAVVYSRSRDENGKIVITLLAAKTRVAPIKQVTLPRLELSAAALLTELMKQITNAFSNLQLEHWAWTDSSIVLDWLSAHPRKWQTFIGNRTSVILNFLPRDRWNHVSSQENPADCASRGLNPEELVTHRLWFHGPEWLGRDVKQWNSFYIERIDKESTEDCKVESLHATILNVRTSFIIESELLRKRSSFTVIVRTLAYINRVIQVSKKLRSEGELTPSELYQAKIQLAQTAQHDIFDREIELLRQGKEIPFSPLNKLHPFMDDGGTLRVGGRLQFAPYSYDIKHPIILPRDHRVTELLILDLHLRNFHAGRNLLSATINQQYWVVGLSTAIRRVTDGCIRCVRLKGKTATQLMGNLPVPRVTATRAFTHVGVDYAGPIKINASCVRGIKTTKGYVAVFICFSTISVHLGVASDLSTNVFIGALKRFIARRGYPSEIWSDNGTNFVGADRWLQELKGNLTAGKTEINRCLTNSGIKWVFNPPASPHRGGIWEAAVKSAKKHLVAVLGTTAVTYEEMSTILSQIEACLNSRPLCPLSRDPDSYEALTPGHFLIGQPLNLIPEPDLRYISSNRLDKWKLLQKQTVEIWRRWRDEYLSNLQLRTKWQITKANVQENQLVLVKNDNAPPTQWELARVKKVHPDSVGIVRTVTLQRGQAEYQRPIQRICLLPPDAIETGRFKAGEIV